One genomic region from Stutzerimonas decontaminans encodes:
- the rutB gene encoding pyrimidine utilization protein B encodes MNAVEQISGYGLSATDEPVQLPARPEPLAMKASETALIVVDMQNAYASRGGYLDLAGFDISATQPVIEKIRQALGAARAAGIQVIFLQNGWDNGYVEAGGPGSPNWHKSNALKTMRKRPELAGTLLAKGGWDYALVDELAPQPGDILVPKPRYSGFFNSQLDSTLRARGIRNLVFTGIATNVCVESTLRDGFHLEYFGVVLADATHQAGPEFAQQAALYNIETFFGWVSSVDAFCRSFATTPEVAVAS; translated from the coding sequence ATGAACGCCGTCGAACAGATCTCCGGCTACGGCCTGAGCGCAACGGACGAACCTGTACAACTGCCGGCACGACCCGAGCCGCTGGCGATGAAGGCGAGCGAAACCGCGCTAATCGTGGTGGATATGCAGAACGCCTATGCCAGCCGCGGCGGCTATCTCGACCTGGCGGGTTTCGATATTTCAGCGACCCAGCCGGTGATCGAGAAGATCCGCCAGGCATTGGGCGCAGCCCGCGCCGCCGGCATACAGGTGATTTTTCTGCAGAACGGCTGGGACAACGGGTACGTCGAGGCCGGCGGGCCGGGTTCGCCGAACTGGCACAAGTCCAACGCGCTGAAGACCATGCGAAAGCGCCCGGAACTGGCCGGCACACTGCTTGCCAAGGGCGGTTGGGATTACGCGCTGGTGGATGAGCTGGCGCCGCAGCCCGGCGACATCCTGGTGCCCAAGCCGCGCTACAGCGGTTTCTTCAATTCGCAGCTGGACAGCACCCTGCGTGCCCGTGGCATCCGCAACCTGGTGTTCACCGGCATCGCCACCAACGTATGCGTGGAATCGACCCTGCGCGACGGCTTCCACCTGGAGTACTTCGGCGTGGTGCTGGCCGATGCCACCCACCAGGCCGGGCCGGAGTTCGCCCAGCAGGCGGCGCTGTACAACATCGAAACGTTCTTCGGCTGGGTCTCCAGCGTCGACGCCTTCTGCCGGAGCTTCGCGACCACACCTGAAGTGGCGGTCGCCAGCTGA
- a CDS encoding malonic semialdehyde reductase gives MHAPIDSNALATLFSEARTHSAWLDKAVPDGLLEQLYEHVRLGPTAVNSCPGRFVFIRTPEGKAKLAPCLSKGNLEKTLAAPVTVIVAYDEDFPETLAELFPFADARSWYAGQPALITENALRNSSLQAGYLILAARALGLDCGPMSGFDGRALDEAFFAGTSWKSNLLINLGYGDASKLRDRLPRLPFDRACVLA, from the coding sequence ATGCACGCCCCCATCGACTCGAATGCCCTCGCCACGCTGTTCAGTGAGGCCCGCACCCACAGCGCCTGGCTGGACAAAGCGGTGCCGGACGGCCTGCTCGAACAGCTCTACGAGCACGTCCGCCTTGGCCCGACCGCCGTCAACAGCTGCCCCGGCCGCTTTGTCTTCATACGCACGCCGGAGGGAAAGGCAAAGCTCGCGCCCTGCCTGTCCAAGGGCAATCTGGAAAAGACCCTGGCCGCGCCGGTCACGGTGATCGTCGCCTATGACGAGGACTTTCCGGAAACCCTGGCGGAGCTGTTCCCCTTTGCCGACGCCCGCAGCTGGTACGCCGGGCAACCGGCACTGATCACCGAGAACGCACTGCGCAACAGCTCGCTGCAGGCCGGTTATCTGATCCTCGCTGCCCGCGCTTTGGGGCTCGATTGCGGACCGATGTCCGGCTTTGACGGCAGGGCGCTGGACGAGGCCTTCTTTGCCGGCACCTCCTGGAAATCCAACCTGCTGATCAACCTCGGCTACGGCGACGCCAGCAAGCTGCGCGACCGCCTGCCACGCCTGCCCTTCGACCGCGCCTGCGTCCTCGCCTGA
- a CDS encoding VOC family protein, giving the protein MNPRFLPGRNMAMKVPTHEYTSTVAFYRETLGLKELTPNDADGEQTPRFEFGDKVLWLDRVAGVSQAEIWLEIVTDDLDAASAFLQQQHCARRDEIEPLPDGFRAFWISSPANIIHLISEQKPS; this is encoded by the coding sequence ATGAATCCGAGATTCCTGCCCGGCCGAAACATGGCGATGAAGGTGCCTACCCATGAGTACACCAGCACCGTCGCCTTCTACCGTGAAACCCTGGGGCTGAAGGAGCTGACGCCGAACGACGCGGATGGCGAACAGACACCGCGCTTCGAATTCGGCGACAAGGTGCTCTGGCTCGATCGCGTGGCGGGCGTCAGCCAGGCGGAAATCTGGCTGGAAATCGTGACGGACGATCTGGACGCTGCTTCGGCCTTTCTGCAACAGCAGCATTGCGCCCGTCGCGACGAAATCGAACCCCTGCCCGACGGCTTCCGGGCGTTCTGGATCTCCAGCCCGGCCAATATCATTCATCTGATTTCCGAGCAGAAACCGTCCTGA
- the rutR gene encoding HTH-type transcriptional regulator RutR yields MTDQPPVSPRKRLTASKTPRPKGAARVPSASAQDRRLRMIESKRASILQAALELFSRFGLHGTSLDQVATQADVSKTNLLYYFGNKEELYTNVLRQLLEVWLQPLQAFSVEQDPVEAIRDYLRVKLELSRDHPAESRLFCMEIMQGAPLLLGELQQPLHDLVENKVAVIQTWIDAGKLAPIAPHHLIFSLWATTQHYADFRVQVEAVAGKTLDDPAFFEETLKSLQALILDGVRPR; encoded by the coding sequence GTGACAGATCAGCCTCCCGTTTCGCCCCGCAAGCGCCTCACTGCCAGCAAGACCCCTCGACCAAAGGGCGCAGCTCGCGTGCCGAGTGCCAGTGCCCAGGACCGACGCCTGCGCATGATCGAAAGCAAGCGTGCCAGCATCCTCCAGGCAGCGCTCGAGCTGTTCTCCCGTTTCGGCCTGCACGGCACCAGTCTCGATCAGGTGGCGACCCAGGCAGACGTCTCCAAGACCAACCTGCTGTACTACTTCGGCAACAAGGAAGAGCTTTACACCAACGTCCTGCGTCAGCTGCTGGAGGTCTGGTTGCAACCGCTGCAGGCGTTTTCCGTCGAGCAGGACCCGGTCGAGGCGATCCGCGACTACCTGCGGGTCAAGCTCGAACTCTCCCGCGACCATCCCGCCGAATCACGGCTGTTCTGCATGGAGATCATGCAGGGCGCGCCATTGCTGCTGGGCGAGCTGCAGCAGCCGCTGCACGACCTGGTGGAAAACAAGGTCGCGGTGATCCAGACCTGGATCGACGCCGGCAAGCTCGCCCCCATCGCACCGCACCACCTGATCTTCTCGCTCTGGGCGACTACCCAGCACTACGCCGACTTCCGCGTGCAGGTCGAGGCCGTGGCCGGCAAGACCCTGGATGATCCGGCGTTCTTCGAGGAAACGCTGAAGAGCCTGCAGGCGCTGATACTGGACGGGGTGAGGCCGCGATGA
- the rutA gene encoding pyrimidine utilization protein A, producing MDVGVFIPIGNNGWLISENAPQYMPTFELNKAIVQKAEGYGFDFALSMIKLRGFGGKTEFWEHNLESFTLMAGLAAVTSKIQLFATAATLTLPPAIVARMASTIDSISGGRFGVNLVTGWQKPEYTQMGMWPGDEFFGTRYQYLGEYAQVLRDLWATGRSDFKGEHFQMEDCRVSPKPQADMKIICAGSSDAGMAFSAQYADYNFCFGKGVNTPTAFAPATERLLKATEKTGRHVTSCVLFMVIADETDEAARAKWEHYKAGADEEAIAWLGEQGAADKGADSNIRQMADPTSAVNINMGTLVGSYANVARMLDEIATVPGMQGVMLTFDDFLEGVEAFGQKIQPLMQSRRHVTALKESA from the coding sequence ATGGATGTTGGTGTTTTCATTCCGATCGGCAACAACGGCTGGCTCATTTCCGAAAATGCGCCGCAGTACATGCCGACCTTCGAACTGAACAAGGCCATCGTGCAGAAGGCCGAGGGCTACGGCTTCGATTTCGCGCTGTCGATGATCAAGCTGCGTGGCTTCGGCGGTAAGACCGAGTTCTGGGAGCACAACCTGGAATCCTTCACGCTGATGGCGGGCCTGGCCGCGGTCACCAGCAAGATTCAGTTGTTCGCCACCGCCGCCACCCTGACCCTGCCGCCGGCCATCGTCGCGCGCATGGCTTCGACTATCGATTCGATCTCCGGCGGCCGCTTCGGTGTGAACCTCGTCACCGGCTGGCAGAAACCAGAATACACGCAGATGGGCATGTGGCCGGGGGATGAATTCTTCGGCACTCGTTATCAGTATCTCGGCGAGTACGCCCAGGTGCTGCGCGACCTCTGGGCCACCGGCCGCAGCGACTTCAAGGGCGAGCACTTCCAGATGGAGGACTGCCGCGTCAGCCCGAAACCTCAGGCGGACATGAAGATCATCTGCGCCGGCTCATCCGATGCCGGCATGGCCTTCTCGGCGCAGTACGCCGATTACAACTTCTGCTTCGGCAAGGGCGTGAATACCCCGACCGCTTTCGCACCGGCCACCGAGCGACTGCTCAAGGCCACCGAGAAGACCGGCCGCCACGTCACCTCCTGTGTGCTGTTCATGGTGATCGCCGACGAAACCGACGAAGCCGCTCGGGCCAAGTGGGAGCACTACAAGGCCGGCGCAGATGAGGAAGCCATCGCCTGGCTTGGCGAGCAGGGTGCCGCCGACAAGGGCGCCGACAGCAACATCCGGCAGATGGCCGACCCGACTTCGGCAGTGAACATCAACATGGGAACGCTGGTGGGTTCCTACGCCAACGTGGCAAGGATGCTCGATGAGATCGCCACCGTACCCGGCATGCAGGGCGTGATGCTGACCTTCGACGATTTCCTCGAGGGCGTCGAAGCCTTCGGCCAGAAGATCCAGCCGCTGATGCAGAGCCGCCGGCACGTCACCGCGCTGAAGGAATCGGCCTGA
- the rutC gene encoding pyrimidine utilization protein C: MPKQSIIPAGSGKPLAPYVPGSMADGVLYVSGTLPFDKDNNVVHVGDAAAQTRHVLETIKGVVEAAGGSMDDVTFNMIMLTDWANYAKVNEVYAEYFPGEKPARYCIQCGLVKPDALIEIASIAHVGQ, from the coding sequence ATGCCCAAGCAATCCATCATCCCCGCTGGCTCCGGCAAACCGCTTGCCCCCTACGTGCCCGGCTCCATGGCCGATGGCGTGCTCTACGTTTCCGGCACCCTGCCGTTCGACAAGGACAACAACGTGGTCCACGTCGGCGACGCCGCCGCGCAGACCCGCCATGTGCTGGAAACCATCAAAGGCGTCGTCGAGGCTGCCGGCGGCAGCATGGACGACGTCACCTTCAACATGATCATGCTCACCGACTGGGCCAACTACGCCAAGGTCAACGAGGTGTACGCCGAGTACTTCCCCGGCGAGAAGCCCGCGCGCTACTGCATCCAGTGCGGACTGGTGAAACCCGATGCGCTGATCGAGATCGCCAGTATCGCCCACGTCGGCCAATAG
- the rutD gene encoding pyrimidine utilization protein D: MHYELHGRMEPDAPTLVLSSGLGGAAAFWTPQLPALTQDYRVLVYDQLGTNKSPANLPAGYSIESMAVELLELLDTLGIRRCHFIGHALGGLVGLQIALLRPQLLQSLVPINAWSSPNPHSARCFAVRLKLLHDSGPAAYVQAQSLFLYPADWIAANSERLARDDAHALAHFPPTMNLVRRIEALLAFDIEAELVRITTPTLLIANRDDMLVPWQHSQHLAAALPNAQLALLNYGGHASSVSDSEPFNQILLDHLAEQCGQVAAA, from the coding sequence ATGCACTACGAACTTCATGGCCGCATGGAGCCCGATGCACCGACCCTGGTGCTCAGTTCCGGCCTCGGCGGCGCCGCCGCCTTCTGGACGCCGCAGCTGCCGGCGCTGACCCAAGACTACCGAGTGCTGGTCTACGATCAACTGGGGACCAACAAGAGCCCGGCGAACCTGCCGGCGGGCTATTCCATCGAATCCATGGCAGTGGAATTGCTGGAGCTGCTGGACACCCTGGGCATCCGCCGCTGCCACTTCATCGGCCATGCCCTCGGTGGGCTGGTCGGCTTGCAGATCGCCCTGCTGCGGCCGCAGTTGCTGCAGAGTCTGGTGCCGATCAATGCCTGGAGCAGCCCCAACCCGCACAGCGCGCGCTGCTTCGCGGTGCGCCTGAAACTGCTGCACGACAGTGGCCCGGCGGCCTATGTGCAAGCACAATCGCTGTTCCTCTACCCAGCCGACTGGATCGCAGCCAACAGCGAGCGACTGGCACGCGACGATGCCCATGCACTGGCGCATTTCCCACCGACGATGAATCTGGTGCGGCGCATCGAGGCGCTGCTGGCCTTCGATATCGAGGCCGAGCTGGTGCGCATCACCACCCCGACCCTGCTGATAGCCAACCGCGACGACATGCTGGTGCCCTGGCAACACTCGCAGCACCTGGCCGCCGCCCTGCCCAATGCCCAGCTGGCGCTGCTGAACTACGGTGGCCACGCGTCCAGCGTCAGCGACAGCGAACCCTTCAACCAGATCCTGCTGGACCATCTTGCCGAGCAATGCGGCCAGGTCGCAGCAGCCTGA